The following proteins are co-located in the Flavobacterium sp. CECT 9288 genome:
- the obgE gene encoding GTPase ObgE: MTEGNFVDYVKIYVSSGKGGKGSTHLHREKFIQYGGPDGGDGGRGGHVYLVGNKSLWTLFHLKFARHIKAGNGGDGSGDRSTGADGEDKYIEVPLGTVVKDKETGEILFEITEDGEKQVLSRGGKGGLGNWHFRSSTNQTPRYSQPGLPGVEMDVILELKVLADVGLVGFPNAGKSTLLSVLTSAKPKIADYPFTTLKPNLGIVAYRDFQSFVIADIPGIIEGAAEGKGLGHYFLRHIERNSTLLFLVPVDTPDIKGEYDILVNELTKYNPEMLDKERLLVISKCDMLDDELKAELKTELDASFKDIPYMFISSVAQQGLTELKDKLWKMLND, encoded by the coding sequence ATGACTGAGGGAAATTTTGTAGATTACGTTAAAATATATGTTTCATCTGGAAAAGGTGGAAAAGGATCTACGCACTTGCATAGAGAAAAGTTCATACAATATGGTGGACCAGATGGTGGTGATGGTGGAAGAGGTGGACACGTTTATCTTGTAGGGAATAAAAGTTTATGGACGCTTTTTCATTTGAAATTTGCAAGACATATCAAAGCAGGAAATGGCGGCGATGGAAGTGGAGATAGGAGTACTGGAGCTGATGGGGAAGATAAATACATTGAGGTGCCACTTGGTACTGTAGTTAAAGATAAGGAAACAGGAGAAATTTTATTTGAAATTACTGAGGATGGCGAAAAACAAGTCCTTTCACGCGGTGGCAAAGGTGGATTAGGAAACTGGCATTTTAGAAGCTCAACCAATCAAACGCCACGATACTCTCAGCCAGGTTTGCCAGGAGTAGAAATGGATGTTATTTTAGAATTGAAGGTACTTGCTGATGTAGGTTTAGTTGGTTTTCCTAATGCAGGTAAGTCAACTTTATTATCTGTTTTGACTTCGGCTAAGCCAAAAATTGCTGATTATCCTTTTACAACTTTAAAACCTAATTTAGGAATTGTGGCGTACAGAGATTTTCAATCTTTTGTTATTGCTGATATTCCGGGAATTATTGAAGGAGCTGCTGAGGGTAAAGGTCTTGGACATTATTTTTTAAGACACATTGAGCGTAACTCTACATTGTTATTTTTAGTTCCTGTTGATACACCAGATATCAAAGGAGAATATGATATTCTTGTGAATGAGTTGACCAAATACAACCCAGAAATGCTAGATAAAGAGCGTTTATTAGTTATTTCTAAATGCGACATGCTGGATGATGAGTTAAAAGCAGAATTGAAAACAGAACTTGATGCGTCTTTCAAAGATATTCCGTATATGTTTATATCTTCTGTAGCGCAACAAGGACTTACAGAATTAAAAGACAAATTGTGGAAAATGTTGAACGACTAA